A part of Chitinivorax tropicus genomic DNA contains:
- the rluB gene encoding 23S rRNA pseudouridine(2605) synthase RluB, with amino-acid sequence MSRSNNRAPRNTQQFFRTGTPSDRVAGGRSRTPDTSRARAVTPGTDNLDNSQGRRPPRQGRGGPAPAAPTSHGIGRQSQARSDWSMDGGRQERGRRRVAMDIETSDEHRRQVAEGRQRASRDEVVEGADSDGFSSPRRPQRDSRGVPRAKKMRERVGSLKEQKRAQDLREHRIDPSRLDDMRLQKILALTGLGSRREMEELIAAGKVEVNGAVATLGQKVAYGDKVRVDGKNVFLKWPDRLPRVIIYHKQEGELVSRDDPDGRTTVFDRLPAVQSSKWVAVGRLDFNTSGLLIFTTSGELANKMMHPRFEVDREYAVRVLGELTPEQMKEATKGIELEDGPAHFQHISDQGGEGRNHWYRVVLREGRNREVRRMFEHFGATVSRLIRVRFGPIALPGRLKRGTWTELEPQEVQRLLKWAGVTL; translated from the coding sequence TTGAGCAGATCGAATAATCGCGCACCGCGCAACACACAGCAGTTTTTCCGCACTGGCACGCCAAGTGACCGTGTCGCGGGTGGCCGGAGCCGCACCCCTGATACCTCGCGAGCCCGCGCCGTGACCCCGGGCACCGATAATCTGGACAACAGCCAAGGACGACGCCCACCCCGTCAAGGCCGTGGTGGGCCAGCTCCCGCTGCCCCGACGAGCCATGGTATAGGCCGGCAGTCGCAAGCCCGCAGTGATTGGAGTATGGATGGTGGCCGTCAGGAGCGGGGCCGCCGCCGGGTGGCCATGGATATCGAGACATCGGACGAACATCGACGCCAAGTGGCCGAGGGGCGCCAACGCGCCTCGCGGGATGAAGTGGTGGAAGGTGCTGACAGCGATGGTTTTTCCTCACCTCGCCGTCCGCAACGCGACAGTCGTGGCGTGCCGCGTGCCAAAAAGATGCGCGAGCGAGTTGGTTCGCTCAAGGAACAAAAGCGCGCCCAAGATCTGCGTGAGCACCGCATCGACCCGAGCAGGCTCGATGATATGCGGCTGCAGAAAATCCTGGCGTTGACTGGCCTGGGCTCCCGCCGTGAGATGGAGGAATTGATTGCAGCAGGCAAGGTCGAGGTCAATGGCGCGGTGGCAACACTGGGCCAGAAGGTCGCTTACGGCGATAAGGTCAGGGTGGATGGTAAGAATGTCTTTCTGAAATGGCCGGATCGTTTGCCGCGTGTGATCATTTACCACAAGCAGGAGGGCGAGCTGGTCAGTCGTGATGATCCGGATGGTCGAACCACCGTATTCGACCGGCTGCCAGCCGTGCAAAGCAGTAAATGGGTGGCGGTTGGGCGGCTGGATTTCAATACCAGCGGACTGTTGATCTTCACGACTTCCGGTGAGCTGGCCAACAAGATGATGCACCCCCGGTTTGAGGTGGATCGTGAATATGCAGTGCGGGTCCTGGGTGAGTTGACGCCGGAACAGATGAAGGAGGCCACCAAGGGGATCGAGCTGGAAGATGGCCCCGCGCATTTCCAGCATATCTCTGATCAAGGCGGGGAGGGGCGCAATCACTGGTACCGGGTGGTGTTACGTGAAGGACGCAATCGCGAGGTGCGGCGGATGTTCGAACACTTCGGTGCCACGGTCAGTCGCCTGATCCGTGTCCGTTTTGGGCCGATTGCTTTGCCTGGCCGACTCAAACGCGGCACCTGGACTGAGCTGGAGCCGCAGGAAGTGCAGCGCCTGTTGAAATGGGCCGGTGTCACCCTGTAG
- a CDS encoding AAA family ATPase, protein MMQDPTFESRLSEAVKALDAMREAIGRALVGQRDVVDQTLIALLAGGHVLIEGVPGLGKTLLVKSLAKTFSGDFRRIQFTPDLMPSDVTGHTLYDPATGHFSTRKGPVFTNLLLADEINRAPAKTQAALLEVMQERQVTIEGQAHQLDAPFMVLATENPIDQEGTYPLPEAQLDRFLLKIQIDYPSLEEETRLVKQVTQGAIGEQLDVNVVPTLIKPATVLALQEMAARVMVDDRVMDYAVRLARATRSFARLTSGAGPRGAIALVRAGRACALLAGRAFATPDDIKQVALPTLRHRVVPSPEAEIEGTHADQLLLQLLNEVEAPRQ, encoded by the coding sequence ATGATGCAAGATCCGACATTTGAATCCCGACTCAGCGAGGCCGTCAAAGCCCTGGACGCCATGCGCGAAGCCATTGGCCGCGCCTTGGTCGGCCAGCGCGACGTGGTGGATCAGACACTGATCGCCCTGCTGGCCGGCGGGCATGTTTTGATCGAAGGGGTGCCTGGCCTGGGCAAGACCTTGCTGGTGAAATCACTGGCCAAGACCTTCAGCGGTGACTTCCGCCGGATTCAATTCACGCCAGATCTGATGCCCTCGGACGTCACCGGCCACACCCTATACGACCCGGCTACCGGACACTTCTCAACGCGCAAAGGCCCGGTCTTCACCAACCTGTTGCTGGCAGACGAGATCAACCGCGCCCCCGCCAAGACGCAGGCGGCGCTGCTGGAGGTCATGCAGGAACGGCAGGTGACCATCGAAGGCCAAGCGCATCAGCTGGATGCACCGTTCATGGTGCTGGCCACCGAAAACCCCATCGACCAGGAGGGCACCTACCCACTGCCAGAAGCCCAACTCGATCGTTTTCTGCTGAAAATCCAGATCGACTATCCCTCGCTGGAAGAAGAAACCCGCCTGGTCAAACAAGTCACCCAGGGTGCCATCGGGGAACAGCTTGATGTGAATGTCGTCCCAACCTTGATCAAGCCCGCGACTGTGCTGGCTTTGCAAGAGATGGCCGCCCGTGTGATGGTGGATGATCGGGTAATGGATTACGCTGTGCGGCTGGCCCGCGCCACGCGCAGCTTTGCCCGGCTGACCAGTGGCGCGGGGCCGCGTGGTGCCATCGCACTGGTCCGCGCAGGCAGGGCCTGTGCGCTGCTGGCAGGCCGGGCATTTGCCACGCCAGACGACATCAAGCAGGTGGCGCTGCCCACCCTGCGCCACCGGGTCGTGCCCTCGCCAGAGGCCGAAATCGAAGGCACCCATGCTGATCAGCTGTTGCTGCAGCTGCTGAACGAAGTCGAGGCTCCTCGTCAATAA
- a CDS encoding DMT family transporter: MRLDRANQLALAAILLWASLASLGVKLAQVPPFMLVGISLLVGSLGSIHRIGSWRVPLGTLVVGVAGLFGYHFCLFLALRWAAPVQVNLLNYLWPLLLVVLSPVVLTGYRLSLPQVGGGVLGFTGAALLVTGGGQVATPMADWAGYGLAMLAALIWAVYSLLTKRLPAFPTSAIGGFAAVSGLLSLICHVLLEPAYSPSAEQWALLLLLGAGPLGAAFFLWDAALKKGDPRVIGTLAYLTPLLSTALLVVTGGAALSWPALVALGLILSGAWLGSRPARERVPA, translated from the coding sequence ATGAGACTTGATCGTGCCAACCAGCTTGCGCTGGCCGCCATCTTGTTATGGGCCAGTCTGGCATCACTGGGTGTGAAACTGGCCCAGGTGCCGCCTTTCATGTTGGTTGGTATCAGCTTGTTGGTCGGTAGCCTGGGGAGCATCCATCGCATTGGGAGTTGGCGGGTGCCTTTGGGGACGCTCGTGGTGGGGGTCGCGGGGCTGTTTGGCTATCATTTTTGCCTGTTCCTGGCCTTACGCTGGGCAGCGCCAGTGCAGGTGAATCTGCTCAACTACCTGTGGCCTTTGCTGTTGGTGGTGTTGTCCCCTGTGGTATTGACCGGTTATCGCCTGAGCCTGCCGCAGGTCGGTGGCGGGGTGCTGGGTTTTACCGGGGCGGCTTTGTTGGTCACAGGTGGCGGGCAGGTCGCCACGCCCATGGCAGATTGGGCGGGTTATGGTCTGGCAATGCTGGCTGCTTTGATCTGGGCTGTCTATTCACTGTTGACCAAGCGCTTGCCGGCCTTTCCGACCAGCGCCATCGGTGGCTTTGCCGCCGTGTCGGGGCTGTTGTCCTTAATTTGTCATGTACTGTTGGAGCCCGCTTATTCACCTTCTGCCGAGCAATGGGCATTGCTGCTGCTGTTGGGGGCGGGGCCGCTGGGTGCGGCGTTCTTTCTGTGGGATGCGGCTCTGAAAAAGGGTGATCCACGGGTGATCGGCACCTTGGCTTACCTGACGCCATTGCTATCAACCGCTTTGTTGGTCGTGACCGGTGGGGCAGCCCTGAGCTGGCCTGCTCTGGTTGCCCTAGGGCTGATCCTGAGTGGTGCCTGGCTGGGCAGTCGGCCTGCCCGTGAGCGGGTGCCTGCTTGA
- a CDS encoding DUF4350 domain-containing protein — translation MMRFLKWLPVILLGMLLILMFSLFERYPHARWVGPSGMAATDAYHAVGLWLNRLGAQPHRMLTLSELSQLPPQATLLLGDRRDKIISPQHVDQLLDWVKRGGRLLVEAEQPGETDLLLEALQIKHEADNEAHEAADVSQFALDGRAFRVQFMPYQNLEASIQQAEWHVKDRFGLRVVHLRMGKGRITVMSNFDFMVDNALARHDHADFLWYVLNQGGPPSPVWVGAIIEGESTWQLLARTALPALITTAILLLAWLWHIAPRFGPLQPEPQPIRRRLSEHLAAVGRFWWQHGLQANMLNLVRQWVMQRIQRHPTLAPLPTDQLTTQLAERTRLTTLDIDHALHGQPKRSEAFLRCMQALIRIHQSL, via the coding sequence ATGATGCGCTTCCTGAAATGGCTCCCCGTCATCCTGCTGGGCATGTTGCTGATCTTGATGTTCAGCCTGTTCGAGCGTTACCCCCACGCCCGCTGGGTGGGCCCCAGCGGCATGGCAGCAACCGATGCCTACCACGCAGTCGGGCTGTGGCTGAATCGATTGGGCGCACAACCGCACCGCATGCTGACGCTTTCGGAGCTGTCACAGCTCCCCCCCCAAGCGACATTGCTCTTGGGGGATCGCCGCGACAAGATCATATCCCCCCAACATGTCGATCAACTGCTCGACTGGGTCAAGCGCGGTGGGCGGCTGCTGGTAGAGGCCGAGCAGCCCGGCGAGACGGATCTGTTGCTGGAAGCCTTGCAGATCAAGCACGAGGCCGATAACGAAGCCCATGAAGCGGCAGATGTCAGCCAATTTGCGCTTGATGGTCGCGCGTTCCGGGTACAGTTCATGCCCTATCAGAATCTTGAGGCGTCCATTCAACAAGCTGAGTGGCACGTCAAAGACCGGTTTGGCCTGCGTGTCGTCCATCTGCGCATGGGCAAAGGACGGATCACGGTGATGTCGAACTTTGACTTCATGGTGGACAACGCCCTGGCCCGTCACGACCACGCTGATTTCCTGTGGTACGTGCTCAACCAGGGCGGGCCGCCAAGTCCGGTCTGGGTCGGGGCCATCATCGAGGGCGAATCCACCTGGCAGCTACTGGCCCGCACTGCGCTCCCGGCGTTGATCACCACCGCCATCCTGCTCCTGGCCTGGCTTTGGCACATTGCACCCCGCTTCGGCCCGCTCCAACCTGAGCCGCAGCCCATCAGAAGACGACTGAGCGAGCACCTCGCCGCAGTCGGTCGTTTCTGGTGGCAACATGGGCTGCAGGCCAATATGCTGAACTTGGTCCGGCAATGGGTCATGCAACGCATCCAGCGCCACCCTACGCTGGCGCCACTGCCCACCGACCAGCTGACCACTCAGCTGGCGGAGCGCACCCGGCTCACCACACTCGACATCGACCACGCCCTGCATGGCCAACCCAAGCGCAGCGAGGCTTTTCTGCGCTGTATGCAGGCGCTGATCCGTATCCATCAATCTTTGTAG
- the ispH gene encoding 4-hydroxy-3-methylbut-2-enyl diphosphate reductase, producing MQVLLANPRGFCAGVDRAIAIVERALQQFGAPIYVRHEVVHNKFVVEDLKRKGAIFIEDLAEVPAGSTLIFSAHGVSQAVRQEAESRGLKVFDATCPLVTKVHVEVKKMREGGYEIVMIGHKGHPEVEGTMGQADGGMYLVETVDDVASLQVNSPDKLAYVTQTTLSVDDAAAVVNALRVRFPAVIGPKKDDICYATQNRQDAVKKLSAEADVVVVVGSPNSSNSNRLREVAENLGRAAYMVDNAEQIRAEWFGAGQRVGVTAGASAPEVLVQAVIARIRELGASSVEELQGVEENIVFSLPKGLNQPAT from the coding sequence ATGCAAGTGCTTCTCGCCAACCCTCGCGGTTTCTGTGCCGGTGTCGATCGCGCCATCGCCATTGTTGAACGTGCCCTACAACAATTTGGCGCCCCGATCTATGTGCGCCATGAGGTGGTGCACAACAAATTCGTGGTCGAAGACCTCAAACGCAAAGGCGCGATCTTTATCGAGGATCTGGCGGAAGTCCCGGCGGGCAGCACCTTGATCTTCAGCGCCCACGGTGTGTCACAGGCCGTTCGTCAAGAGGCGGAATCCCGTGGATTGAAGGTATTTGATGCCACCTGTCCGCTGGTGACCAAGGTGCACGTCGAGGTGAAAAAAATGCGCGAGGGGGGCTATGAGATCGTCATGATCGGCCACAAAGGCCACCCTGAAGTCGAAGGCACGATGGGGCAGGCCGATGGCGGCATGTATCTGGTCGAGACTGTTGACGATGTCGCAAGCCTGCAGGTCAACTCACCCGACAAATTGGCCTATGTGACCCAGACCACGCTATCCGTCGATGACGCAGCAGCTGTCGTCAACGCATTGCGGGTGCGCTTCCCAGCCGTCATCGGCCCCAAGAAGGACGACATCTGCTATGCCACGCAGAATCGTCAGGATGCCGTCAAGAAACTGTCTGCCGAAGCCGATGTCGTGGTCGTGGTCGGCTCACCGAACAGCTCCAATTCGAACCGCTTACGCGAAGTGGCCGAGAACCTTGGCCGAGCGGCCTATATGGTCGATAACGCAGAACAGATCCGGGCTGAATGGTTTGGTGCTGGGCAACGTGTCGGCGTCACCGCTGGCGCATCGGCCCCAGAAGTATTGGTACAGGCGGTGATCGCCAGGATTCGTGAACTGGGTGCAAGCTCGGTCGAAGAGCTGCAAGGCGTCGAGGAGAACATCGTCTTCTCGCTGCCCAAGGGCCTGAACCAGCCCGCCACCTGA
- a CDS encoding segregation and condensation protein A, translated as MDILPSDDSNPALAPIASLFGEPVTELPKDLYIPPDALRVFLEAFEGPLDLLLYLIRKQNINVIDIPMARITAQYMEYIELMQQNRLELAAEYLLMAAVLIEIKSRMLLPRPAEVEGDEGLDPRAELVRRLLEYEQMKLAAYNLDQLPQAERDFAWAQAMIDRVAVQRLPEVDIDDLRSAWMAIIARTKANTSHKVTREELSVREHMTRILRLLADGRFLAFHELFVQQASRPVLVVNFIAVLELVKESLVFVTQAQPYAPIYVRLSVAADQSTTAMEPA; from the coding sequence ATGGATATCTTGCCTAGCGACGACAGCAATCCAGCACTGGCACCGATCGCCAGCCTGTTTGGTGAGCCAGTCACCGAACTGCCCAAGGATCTGTACATCCCGCCTGATGCACTGCGGGTGTTTCTGGAGGCCTTTGAGGGTCCACTGGATCTGCTGCTGTACCTGATCCGCAAACAGAACATCAATGTGATCGATATCCCCATGGCGCGCATCACGGCGCAATATATGGAGTATATTGAACTTATGCAGCAGAACCGGCTGGAGTTGGCAGCAGAGTATCTGCTGATGGCGGCGGTGCTGATCGAGATCAAATCCAGGATGTTGCTGCCAAGGCCTGCCGAGGTGGAGGGCGACGAGGGGCTAGACCCGCGTGCGGAGCTGGTGCGCCGCCTGTTGGAATATGAGCAGATGAAACTGGCGGCTTACAACCTGGATCAATTGCCACAAGCCGAGCGGGATTTCGCCTGGGCGCAAGCCATGATCGACCGGGTGGCGGTACAGCGCTTGCCAGAGGTGGATATCGACGACCTGCGATCAGCCTGGATGGCCATCATTGCCCGTACAAAAGCCAATACCAGCCATAAGGTGACGCGGGAGGAACTGTCGGTGCGAGAGCATATGACCCGGATTCTTCGGTTGTTGGCGGATGGCCGGTTTTTGGCTTTTCATGAATTGTTTGTACAGCAGGCGAGTCGCCCGGTGTTGGTGGTCAATTTCATCGCGGTTTTGGAGTTGGTCAAGGAAAGCCTGGTGTTTGTGACACAAGCACAACCCTATGCGCCGATCTATGTGCGACTGAGTGTGGCGGCAGATCAATCCACGACCGCCATGGAACCGGCCTGA
- the scpB gene encoding SMC-Scp complex subunit ScpB: MTTHSHLKLVIEAALFAAGEPLNVFDIKRLFDVDVPADAIRRAVAELRQDWQGRAIELVELAGGWRFRVRPEYMGHIERLSPEKPPRYSRAVMETLAIIAYRQPVTRGDIEQIRGVSVSTNVIKALETRGWIDVIGYKEVPGRPGLYATTKKFLDDLGLNSLKDLPPLAELGQLVIPEESRIEQIE, translated from the coding sequence TTGACCACCCACTCCCACCTCAAATTGGTCATCGAGGCTGCATTGTTTGCAGCTGGCGAGCCGTTGAATGTTTTTGATATAAAACGGCTTTTCGATGTGGATGTGCCTGCTGATGCCATTCGTAGAGCCGTTGCGGAATTACGGCAGGATTGGCAGGGGCGGGCCATCGAGCTGGTTGAGCTGGCCGGGGGCTGGCGTTTTCGCGTCAGGCCGGAATACATGGGCCACATAGAACGATTGAGCCCGGAAAAACCACCGCGTTATTCCCGAGCGGTGATGGAGACCTTGGCCATCATTGCCTACCGACAGCCCGTTACGCGGGGCGATATCGAACAGATTCGCGGCGTGTCGGTATCAACCAATGTCATAAAGGCATTGGAAACCCGTGGCTGGATTGATGTGATTGGCTATAAAGAAGTGCCAGGGCGGCCTGGCTTGTATGCCACTACCAAAAAATTTCTTGACGACCTGGGCCTGAATTCACTGAAAGATCTGCCACCCCTGGCAGAGCTGGGCCAGCTCGTGATCCCTGAGGAATCCCGAATTGAGCAGATCGAATAA
- a CDS encoding GAF domain-containing protein yields MKVDHQVVVEYLRRAGLQAYLDQPGFEGGVQQAVAWLQATPVTVPDAVALQYAVPVLSEDGSCSLFDVLSPEPFDLQPVLGADTVALRQWLGRLDGWVAALQERHQIGWIGVYQRRSLQGDDCLVKLAYRGKPSRAIFPLTETFARHSTNSSVGLSGRARVIGDVSAHVAGGGAYYTCDPAVVSEACLPILGGQGQVLGIMDAEDNRPGFFEAARLADLVALCLLASAHLQ; encoded by the coding sequence GTGAAGGTGGATCATCAGGTGGTTGTTGAATATCTTCGGCGGGCGGGCCTGCAGGCCTATCTGGATCAACCCGGCTTTGAGGGTGGGGTGCAGCAGGCGGTGGCGTGGCTTCAGGCCACGCCGGTGACCGTTCCAGATGCGGTGGCACTGCAATATGCTGTGCCAGTGTTGAGTGAGGATGGCAGCTGCTCCTTGTTTGATGTGTTATCGCCCGAGCCGTTTGATCTGCAGCCTGTGTTGGGTGCCGATACTGTGGCATTGCGCCAGTGGCTGGGCCGTTTGGATGGCTGGGTGGCGGCGCTGCAGGAGCGACATCAGATTGGCTGGATTGGCGTGTATCAGCGCCGTAGCCTGCAAGGTGATGACTGTCTGGTGAAGTTGGCATACCGTGGCAAGCCTAGCCGTGCGATTTTCCCACTGACCGAAACATTTGCCCGCCATTCCACCAACAGCTCAGTTGGCCTGTCAGGGCGGGCGCGGGTGATTGGAGATGTGTCGGCACATGTGGCCGGTGGTGGCGCCTATTACACTTGTGACCCTGCTGTCGTATCAGAGGCCTGCCTGCCGATTCTGGGTGGGCAGGGACAGGTGTTGGGCATCATGGATGCAGAGGATAACCGGCCCGGCTTCTTTGAGGCGGCCAGGTTGGCTGATCTGGTGGCGTTGTGCTTACTGGCATCAGCTCATCTGCAATGA
- a CDS encoding DUF4129 domain-containing protein yields MQLDKMSLNLRSRTPWEAIDLGVALFRQLAGPLYRATLPSLLLIILPVILLGYWWPAQAGLIIWWLKPLYDRILLLFLSQAIFGNHPSWREVLRAVPDLARHTGLLHALTLGRLSLSRTFRLPVRQLERQSGKPLKARYRVLDRNGRSQSMWMGLVLLHIEGVLLFGLWILINMLLPSHAFQSGWDTIFAPLTGESPLRQSLINLLWVSCLLLIEPIFVASGFALYLNRRSELEGWDIELAFRRLSQRLRSMVGMRQTLACLLTAGWLAFMGLQPSPAYADTTTPATPSQAKQAIDEIIARPEFGHYEQVSQWRATPAFRNWLIETFQYDPWNPKPEESKNESTPAWLAKLIAVLAESMRWLIWVVGGILLALGVVWLSRHISFEGGKPTWRKHTSPMSLFGLDITPDSLPNLPGEAAQQLLAQGKPLEALSLLYRASLSALVHDHQLILKPGDTELDCTRRSELLLGQAGHGYFKQLVRLWQQAAYGHQIPQPESIQPLCLDWARHFVKQEAAA; encoded by the coding sequence ATGCAGCTTGACAAGATGTCGCTGAATCTACGTAGCCGCACCCCGTGGGAGGCCATCGATCTCGGTGTGGCGTTGTTCCGCCAGCTGGCTGGCCCACTGTATCGGGCCACTTTACCCAGCCTGTTGCTGATCATCCTACCCGTCATTTTGCTGGGCTATTGGTGGCCAGCCCAGGCCGGTCTGATCATCTGGTGGCTGAAACCGCTGTATGACCGCATTCTGTTGCTATTTCTTTCTCAGGCCATCTTTGGCAACCACCCCAGCTGGCGTGAGGTGCTGCGGGCCGTGCCCGACTTGGCCCGCCATACCGGCCTCCTCCACGCGCTCACCTTGGGGCGGCTGTCATTGTCACGCACCTTCCGACTGCCGGTCCGCCAATTGGAACGCCAATCGGGCAAGCCCCTCAAGGCACGTTATCGTGTACTCGATCGTAATGGCCGCAGCCAAAGCATGTGGATGGGGCTGGTGTTACTGCACATTGAAGGCGTCCTACTATTCGGCCTGTGGATACTGATCAATATGCTGCTACCCAGCCATGCCTTCCAATCCGGCTGGGACACCATATTTGCGCCATTGACCGGCGAATCGCCACTCCGGCAAAGCCTGATCAACCTGCTGTGGGTATCCTGCCTGTTGCTGATCGAGCCGATTTTCGTGGCCTCCGGCTTTGCTCTGTACCTGAACCGGCGGAGCGAGCTGGAAGGTTGGGACATCGAATTGGCCTTCCGTCGCTTGAGCCAGCGGCTGCGTTCGATGGTGGGCATGCGCCAGACACTCGCCTGTCTGTTGACGGCAGGATGGCTGGCATTCATGGGCCTGCAGCCTTCTCCAGCCTATGCCGACACCACCACACCGGCGACGCCCAGTCAGGCCAAACAGGCAATTGACGAGATCATCGCCCGCCCTGAATTCGGCCACTATGAACAAGTCAGCCAGTGGCGTGCCACACCTGCCTTCCGCAATTGGCTGATCGAGACTTTTCAATACGACCCGTGGAACCCCAAACCCGAGGAAAGCAAAAACGAATCAACCCCAGCCTGGCTCGCCAAACTGATCGCAGTATTGGCCGAATCAATGCGTTGGTTGATCTGGGTGGTCGGTGGCATCCTGCTGGCGCTGGGCGTGGTGTGGCTGAGTCGCCATATCAGCTTTGAAGGCGGCAAACCCACCTGGCGCAAGCACACGTCACCAATGAGCCTGTTCGGGCTCGACATCACGCCGGATTCGCTCCCCAACCTGCCTGGCGAGGCTGCCCAGCAACTGTTGGCACAAGGCAAGCCCTTGGAAGCCTTGTCGTTGCTCTATCGGGCGTCGCTATCCGCCCTGGTGCATGACCACCAGCTGATATTGAAGCCAGGCGACACCGAGCTGGACTGCACCCGCCGCAGCGAACTGCTGCTGGGCCAAGCTGGCCATGGCTATTTCAAGCAACTGGTCAGGCTATGGCAACAAGCCGCCTATGGGCACCAGATCCCACAGCCTGAATCGATCCAACCGTTATGTCTGGATTGGGCCCGACATTTCGTGAAACAGGAGGCCGCCGCATGA
- a CDS encoding DUF58 domain-containing protein: MQPSRLLLYLLLALLALSIAAIPWPDALNEPWRIALLLLMSAVALDAILIWRAPQTMQAERHLAGVIPVGVESTVTLTLRQTGTLPVRVTLFDHYPVELHCEDFPITLRLAGRQGSSLQYRIRANQRGSFQFGRVEAQVGSPLGLWRRTIWLGAEQSIRVYPNFAKVSGYALLATANRLSLLGVLQRRRRGEGLEFHQLREYREGDSQRQIDWKATARMRKLISREYQDERDQQVMFLLDCGRRMAAQDGELSHFDHALNALLLLGHVALRQGDAVGLMTFASDTPRFVAPRKAKSTTSLLMDTLFDLQPGKLSPDYLRAALDLTTQVKRRALVIVVTSLRDEDSDSLLPALKLLRERHLVVMASLREEALDLSRQTVDTLEQALQFAATVDYNQRRAHALRQLTASGARCLDVEPAQLPLSLVNRYLELKQSHAL, translated from the coding sequence CTGCAACCCAGTCGCCTCCTGCTTTACCTGTTGCTGGCCCTGCTGGCCCTCTCGATCGCCGCCATCCCCTGGCCCGACGCATTGAACGAGCCATGGCGTATCGCACTGCTTCTGCTGATGAGTGCCGTGGCGCTGGATGCGATCCTCATCTGGCGCGCACCACAAACCATGCAGGCTGAACGCCACCTGGCTGGCGTGATCCCGGTGGGCGTGGAATCGACCGTCACCCTGACCTTACGTCAGACCGGCACCCTGCCGGTGCGGGTCACATTGTTCGACCACTACCCGGTCGAGCTGCACTGTGAGGATTTTCCGATCACGCTGCGCTTGGCAGGACGGCAGGGCAGCAGCCTGCAGTACCGCATCCGAGCCAATCAACGCGGCAGTTTCCAGTTTGGCCGGGTCGAGGCCCAGGTCGGCAGCCCGCTGGGCCTATGGCGACGGACGATCTGGCTGGGTGCCGAGCAATCCATCCGGGTCTATCCCAACTTCGCCAAGGTCTCGGGCTACGCGCTGCTGGCCACCGCCAACCGGCTCAGCCTGTTGGGTGTGCTACAGCGCCGCCGCCGTGGAGAAGGCCTGGAGTTCCACCAGCTCCGCGAATACCGCGAAGGCGACAGCCAGCGGCAGATCGACTGGAAAGCCACCGCCCGCATGCGCAAACTGATTTCACGTGAATATCAGGACGAACGCGACCAGCAGGTCATGTTCCTGCTGGATTGTGGCCGTCGCATGGCCGCCCAGGATGGCGAGCTGTCGCATTTCGATCACGCGCTGAATGCCCTGCTGCTATTAGGCCACGTCGCATTGCGCCAAGGTGATGCCGTGGGGCTGATGACCTTCGCCAGCGACACCCCACGCTTTGTTGCACCGCGCAAGGCCAAATCGACAACCAGCCTGCTCATGGACACCCTATTCGACTTGCAACCTGGCAAGCTGTCTCCGGATTATCTCAGGGCCGCCCTCGATCTGACCACGCAGGTGAAGCGCCGTGCCTTGGTCATCGTCGTCACCAGCCTGCGTGATGAAGACAGCGACAGCCTGCTGCCAGCACTGAAGCTACTGCGGGAACGACACCTGGTGGTAATGGCCAGCCTGCGTGAAGAGGCACTCGACCTAAGCCGCCAGACCGTCGATACATTGGAGCAGGCGCTGCAATTCGCCGCCACTGTCGATTACAACCAGCGGCGAGCCCATGCACTGCGCCAGCTGACCGCCAGTGGTGCGCGTTGCCTGGATGTCGAGCCCGCACAGCTACCACTGTCGTTGGTCAACCGCTATCTGGAACTCAAGCAAAGCCACGCGTTGTAG